A portion of the Glycine max cultivar Williams 82 chromosome 10, Glycine_max_v4.0, whole genome shotgun sequence genome contains these proteins:
- the LOC100791070 gene encoding myosin-6, whose amino-acid sequence MAATANPIIGSRVWVEDSQIAWIDGEVLEVKGEEIKVLCTSGKTVVVKASSVYHKDTEAPPCGVDDMTKLAYLHEPGVLDNLRSRYDINEIYTYTGNILIAVNPFIKLPHLYDSHMMAQYKGAGFGELSPHPFAVADAAYRLMINEGISQSILVSGESGAGKTESTKLLMRYLAYMGGRANNASEGRSVEQKVLESNPVLEAFGNAKTVRNNNSSRFGKFVEIQFDQRGRISGAAIRTYLLERSRVCQLSDPERNYHCFYMLCGAPPEDIQKYKLGNPRTFHYLNQTNCFELEGVDELKEYRDTRRAMDVVGISSEEQEAIFRVVAAILHLGNIEFTKGQEMDSSVPKDEKSWFHLRTAAELFMCDAKALEDSLCKRVIVTRDETITKWLDPEAAALSRDALAKIVYTRLFDWLVDKINNSIGQDPDSKSLIGVLDIYGFESFKTNSFEQFCINLTNEKLQQHFNQHVFKMEQEEYKKEEIDWSYIEFVDNKDVLDLIEKKPGGIIALLDEACMFPRSTHETFAQKLYQTFKNHKRFSKPKLARSDFTICHYAGDVTYQTELFLDKNKDYVVAEHQALLYVSKCPFVSGLFPPSPEESSKQSKFSSIGSRFKQQLQALLETLSATEPHYIRCVKPNNLLKPAIFENKNVLQQLRCGGVMEAIRISCAGYPTRKTFDEFADRFGLLAPEALDGSSDEVTTCKKILEKVGLKGYQIGKTKVFLRAGQMADLDTRRSEVLGKSASIIQRKVRTYLARRSFFLIRLSAIQIQAACRGQLAQQVYEGLRREASSLMIQRYFRMHVARKAYKELYSSAVSIQTGMRGMAARSELRFRKQTRAAIVIQSHCRKYLAQHHFTNLKKAAIATQCAWRGKVARLELRKLKMAARETGALQAAKNKLEKQVEDLTLRLQLEKRLRINIEESKTQENEKLQSALQAMQLQFKETKLLVQKEREAAKREAERAPVIQEVPVVDHALLEKLTSENEKLKTLVSSLEKKIDETEKRYEEANKISEERLKQALDAESKIIQLKTTMQRLEEKFSDMETENQVLRQQSLLNSSSKTMSEHLSTHISEKLENGHHVLEDQNNAEAQSVTPVKKFGTESDGKLRRSFIERQHENVDALVNCVMKNIGFHHGKPVAAFTIYKCLLHWKSFEAERTSVFDRLIQMIGSAIENQDDNDLMAYWLSNLSALLFLLQQSLKSGGAADATPVKKPPNPTSLFGRMTMGFRSSPSSANLPTPSLDIVRKVEAKYPALLFKQQLTAYVEKIYGILRDNLKKELASMLSLCIQAPRTSKGVLRSGRSFGKDSPMGHWQSIIESLNTLLCTLKENFVPPVLIQKIFTQTFSYINVQLFNSLLLRRDCCTFSNGEYVKAGLAELELWCCQAKEEYAGSSWDELKHIRQAVGFLVIHQKYRISYDEIINDLCPIMSVQQLYRICTLYWDANYNTRSVSPDVLSSMRVLMAEDSNNAQSDSFLLDDSSSIPFSVDDFSTSLQEKDFSDMKPADELLENPAFRFLNE is encoded by the exons ATG GCTGCCACTGCCAATCCTATAATTGGTTCCCGTGTTTGGGTGGAGGATTCTCAAATAGCTTGGATAGATGGTGAGGTCCTGGAGGTTAAGGGAGAAGAAATCAAAGTCCTTTGCACTTCAGGGAAGACG GTTGTTGTTAAAGCTTCTAGTGTTTATCATAAAGATACCGAAGCCCCCCCATGTGGAGTGGATGATATGACAAAACTTGCTTATCTACATGAACCTGGTGTCCTGGATAATCTGAGATCAAGATATGATATCAATGAAATTTAT ACTTACACCGGGAATATATTGATTGCTGTGAATCCTTTCATAAAGCTTCCTCATTTATATGACAGCCATATGATGGCACAATATAAAGGAGCAGGTTTTGGTGAGCTAAGTCCACATCCTTTTGCTGTTGCAGATGCAGCATATAG ACTCATGATTAATGAGGGAATCAGCCAGTCAATATTGGTTAGTGGTGAAAGTGGGGCTGGGAAAACAGAAAGCACCAAGTTACTCATGCGCTATCTTGCTTACATGGGAGGGAGAGCTAATAATGCTTCTGAAGGTAGATCTGTTGAGCAGAAAGTCCTGGAG TCCAATCCCGTTTTAGAAGCCTTTGGCAATGCAAAGACTGttagaaacaataattcaag TCGTTTTGGTAAGTTTGTGGAGATTCAATTTGACCAGAGGGGAAGGATTTCTGGGGCTGCTATCAGAACTTATCTGCTGGAAAGATCACGTGTTTGTCAGTTGTCAGATCCAGAGAGGAACTATCACTGTTTCTATATGCTCTGTGGTGCACCTCCGGAG GATATTCAGAAGTACAAATTAGGAAATCCTAGAACATTTCATTATCTGAATCAAACAAATTGCTTTGAGTTGGAAGGGGTTGATGAGCTAAAAGAATATCGGGATACGAGGAGAGCAATGGACGTTGTTGGAATAAGTTCTGAGGAGCAG GAAGCAATATTTCGAGTGGTTGCTGCAATTTTGCATCTTGGCAACATTGAATTCACAAAAGGGCAAGAAATGGACTCATCTGTGCCCAAAGATGAAAAATCTTGGTTTCATCTACGAACTGCTGCCGAACTTTTCAT gtGTGATGCAAAGGCACTTGAAGATTCTCTTTGTAAGCGTGTAATTGTTACTCGAGATGAAACTATAACAAAATGGCTGGATCCAGAAGCTGCTGCACTCAGCCGAGATGCTTTGGCTAAGATTGTCTACACGAGGCTGTTTGATTG GCTGgtggataaaattaataattcaattgGTCAGGACCCTGACTCAAAGTCCTTAATTGGTGTGCTGGATATTTATGGTTTTGAGAGTTTCAAGACTAACAG TTTTGAGCAATTTTGTATCAATTTGACCAATGAAAAGCTTCAGCAACATTTTAATCAG CATGTTTTCAAAATGGAGCAAGAAGAATACAAAAAAGAGGAGATTGATTGGAGTTACATTGAGTTTGTTGATAATAAAGATGTTCTGGATCTCATTGAAAAG AAACCTGGTGGCATTATTGCTCTTCTTGATGAAGCTTG TATGTTTCCTAGATCAACACATGAAACTTTTGCCCAAAAGCTGTATCAGACATTCAAAAACCATAAAAGGTTCAGCAAACCCAAATTGGCACGTAGTGACTTCACAATTTGCCATTATGCGGGTGAT GTCACATATCAAACTGAATTGTTCCTGGACAAGAACAAAGATTATGTTGTTGCAGAACACCAGGCACTTCTTTATGTTTCCAAATGCCCTTTTGTGTCTGGTTTGTTCCCCCCTTCACCTGAGGAATCGTCCAAACAATCGAAGTTCTCTTCAATAGGTTCCCGGTTTAag CAACAATTGCAAGCACTACTTGAAACTCTCAGTGCCACTGAGCCACACTACATTCGCTGTGTTAAACCCAATAATCTTCTTAAGCCAGCAAtttttgagaataaaaatgttttGCAGCAACTGCGATGTGGG GGAGTTATGGAGGCAATTAGGATAAGCTGTGCCGGGTATCCCACTAGGAAAACTTTTGATGAATTTGCAGATCGATTTGGACTTCTTGCACCTGAAGCTTTGGACGGGAG TTCTGATGAGGTCACTACTTGCAAGAAGATTCTGGAGAAGGTTGGACTTAAGGGCTATCAG ATTGGTAAAACAAAAGTGTTTCTTCGAGCTGGTCAAATGGCAGATCTAGATACTCGTAGAAGTGAGGTCTTAGGAAAGTCAGCAAGCATTATTCAGAGGAAAGTTCGTACTTATTTGGCCCGCCGTAGTTTTTTCTTGATACGTTTGTCTGCTATACAGATTCAAGCTGCATGCAGAG GACAACTTGCTCAGCAAGTTTATGAGGGATTGCGGCGGGAGGCTTCTAGTCTGATGATTCAGAGGTATTTCCGCATGCATGTTGCTAGGAAGGCATATAAAGAATTGTATAGCTCAGCTGTTTCTATTCAGACTGGTATGCGAGGGATGGCTGCTCGTAGTGAGCTACGCTTCAGGAAGCAAACTCGTGCTGCTATTGTCATTCAG AGCCACTGCCGGAAATACCTGGCACAACATCATTTTACAAACTTAAAGAAGGCAGCAATTGCAACACAATGTGCATGGAGAGGAAAAGTTGCTCGGTTAGAATTACGAAAGCTAAAGATG gCTGCAAGAGAAACTGGAGCTCTCCAAGCTGCCAAAAATAAGCTTGAAAAGCAAGTTGAAGACCTTACATTGAGGTTGCAGCTGGAAAAACGGCTGAGG ATCAACATTGAAGAATCAAAaacacaagaaaatgaaaaactgcAATCTGCTTTGCAAGCGATGCAACTTCAGTTTAAAGAAACCAAGTTGTTAGTTCAAAAGGAGCGTGAGGCTGCAAAAAGAGAAGCTGAGAGAGCGCCTGTCATACAGGAGGTTCCTGTTGTTGACCATGCTTTGTTGGAGAAGCTCACTAGTGAAAATGAGAAACTCAAG ACCTTGGTGAGTTCattggaaaagaaaattgatgaaACAGAAAAAAGATATGAAGAGGCAAACAAAATTAGTGAAGAAAGGTTGAAGCAGGCTTTGGATGCTGAATCAAAAATAATCCAGTTGAAGACTACTATGCAAAG GCTTGAAGAGAAATTCTCAGATATGGAAACTGAAAACCAGGTTCTTCGGCAACAGTCTCTGCTAAACTCATCTTCAAAAACAATGTCAGAGCACCTTTCTACCCACATATCTGAG AAGTTGGAAAATGGTCACCATGTGCTGGAAGATCAGAACAATGCT GAAGCACAGAGTGTCACACCTGTGAAGAAGTTTGGTACAGAATCTGATGGCAAATTAAGGAGATCCTTCATTGAACGTCAACAT GAGAATGTTGATGCACTTGTCAACTGTGTTATGAAAAATATTGGTTTCCATCATGGAAAGCCTGTTGCTGCATTTACCATTTACAAATGTCTTCTCCACTGGAAATCATTTGAGGCTGAAAGAACAAGTGTATTTGATCGTCTTATCCAGATGATTGGTTCTGCAATTGAG AATCAAGATGACAATGATCTTATGGCCTATTGGCTGTCAAATTTGTCTGCACTATTGTTTTTGCTCCAGCAAAGTCTAAAATCTGGTGGTGCAGCTGATGCAACTCCTGTAAAGAAACCGCCAAATCCGACATCCCTCTTTGGAAGAATGACTATG GGTTTCCGTTCATCCCCTTCTTCTGCCAACCTTCCTACCCCATCATTGGATATTGTACGCAAGGTAGAAGCTAAATATCCTGCTTTGCTTTTCAAGCAACAGCTCACAGCCTATGTGGAGAAAATATACGGTATCCTTCGGGACAACTTGAAGAAAGAATTGGCATCAATGCTTTCGTTATGTATACAG GCACCAAGAACATCTAAGGGAGTGCTACGATCTGGCAGATCCTTTGGTAAAGATTCTCCCATGGGTCATTGGCAGAGTATTATAGAATCCCTGAACACTCTCCTCTGTACTCTGAAAGAGAACTTT GTACCTCCAGTCCTTATCCAAAAGATCTTCACTCAAACATTCTCATATATTAATGTTCAACTCTTCAATAG TCTTCTTCTGCGTCGTGATTGTTGCACATTCAGCAATGGGGAATATGTGAAAGCTGGTTTAGCAGAATTGGAGTTGTGGTGCTGCCAAGCAAAGGAGGAG